A part of Salvelinus alpinus chromosome 5, SLU_Salpinus.1, whole genome shotgun sequence genomic DNA contains:
- the LOC139575812 gene encoding lysophosphatidylcholine acyltransferase 2-like, which yields MTPRRVFALPRQQSLFLPAVLNPFVQEVKLATPDIIKCVFRGIFLVPIRAIFLTLVLVVTWPVAVITTFMHPLKGAVAPMTGWRRFMCRRVMAFLGRSYYFFMGFRVVVKGQQVSSAEAPILAVAPHSTFFDGIVCIVAGLPSTVSRTENLATPIFGRFVRCLQPVLVSRQDPDSRKNTIMEIDSRAKSGGHWPQILVFPEGTCTNRSCLITFKQGAFVPGVPVQPVVMRYPNRLDTVTWTWQGFSSKTLLLLTLSQLYTNVEIEFLPPVTPTEEEKKRPVLFARRVRNVMAQALGVPVTDHTYEDCRLMISAGELTLPMEAGLVEFTKISQKLDLKWDNVKKELEGFAAVACSCKGGRITIQEFASFLKLPISPVLQELFALFDRDLDGTIDFREYVIGVTILCRPANTEEVLRTAFQLFDTDEDQRITHEEFSSMLRSALGVCDLNVSKLFKEIDTDSSEFITFSEFQAFALNHPEYAKLFTTYLELQRYQALQGVESELSSTNHVSSEDNQEESISDKKDD from the exons ATGACTCCCCGGAGAGTGTTCGCGCTACCCAGGCAGCAATCCCTGTTTCTTCCCGCCGTCCTTAATCCTTTTGTGCAGGAGGTGAAATTGGCCACGCCTGACATTATCAAA TGTGTATTCCGGGGAATCTTCCTGGTGCCTATCCGTGCCATCTTCCTGACTCTGGTTCTCGTGGTAACATGGCCTGTTGCTGTCATAACAACATTCATGCACCCTCTCAAAGGAGCGGTGGCACCGATGACCGGATGGAGACG GTTCATGTGTCGGCGTGTGATGGCGTTCCTGGGGAGGTCCTACTACTTCTTCATGGGCTTCAGGGTGGTGGTGAAGGGCCAGCAGGTGAGCAGTGCAGAGGCCCCCATTCTGGCTGTGGCCCCACACTCCACCTTCTTTGATGGCATTGTGTGCATCGTAGCAGGCCTGCCCTCCACTGTGTCCCGCACTGAGAACCTCGCCACTCCTATATTCGGCA GGTTTGTGCGGTGTCTCCAGCCGGTGCTGGTCTCCAGACAGGACCCAGACTCCCGTAAGAACACCATTATGGAGATAGACAGCAGAGCCAAGTCTGGAGGCCACTGGCCACAG ATCCTGGTCTTCCCTGAGGGGACTTGTACAAATCGCTCATGTCTCATCACTTTCAAACAAG GTGCCTTCGTCCCTGGGGTCCCGGTGCAGCCTGTGGTCATGAGATATCCCAACAGACTGGACACTGTGACTTGGACTTGGCAAGGCTTCAGCTC GAAAACCCTGCTGCTTCTCACTCTGTCTCAGCTCTACACCAATGTAGAGATAGAG TTTCTTCCTCCAGTTACCCCTACTGAGGAGGAAAAGAAAAGACCTGTGCTGTTCGCCAGGAGAGTACGAAATGTTATGGccca GGCCCTGGGTGTGCCAGTGACGGACCACACATATGAGGACTGTAGACTGATGATCTCAGCTGGGGAGCTCACCCTGCCAATGGAGGCTGGTCTAGTGGAGTTCACTAAGATCAGCCAAAAACTTGA CCTGAAGTGGGACAACGTGAAGAAGGAGCTGGAGGGCTTTGCAGCCGTGGCCTGCTCCTGTAAAGGAGGCCGTATCACCATCCAGGAGTTCGCCAGCTTCCTCAAGCTGCCCATCAGCCCCGTCCTGCAGGAGCTGTTTGCTCTCTTTGACAGG gatTTAGATGGCACCATTGACTTCAGAGAGTATGTCATCGGTGTAACCATCTTATGTCGGCCAGCTAACACCGAAGAGGTCCTCCGCACAGCTTTCCAG CTGTTTGACACTGACGAGGACCAAAGAATCACGCATGAAGagttctcctccatgcttcgctCTGCTCTAGGCGTGTGTGACCTCAACGTCTCCAAACTCTTTAAGgagatagatacagacagctctgaaTTCATCACTTTCT CCGAGTTCCAGGCGTTTGCCCTGAACCACCCAGAGTATGCCAAGCTGTTCACCACCTACCTGGAGCTCCAGCGGTACCAGGCCCTCCAGGGGGTGGAGTCAGAACTCTCCTCCACCAATCACGTCTCCTCTGAGGACAACCAGGAAGAGAGCATCTCTGACAAGAAGGACGACTAA